The sequence below is a genomic window from Methylotuvimicrobium sp. KM2.
ACAGCCGGGAGCGGATTGAAACGTTTATCTGTGCGGAACATCAGCTATGATCTCCGCGTATCTCCCGGCCAAACAGCCGGGAGCGGATTGAAACGTCAATTTCATAAACAAAAAGTTTACAGGTTGACGTATCTCCCGGCCAAACAGCCGGGAGCGGATTGAAACCCTTCTCGCGTCGCAATAGCCGTGCTGGTATGCGGTATCTCCCGGCCAAACAGCCGGGAGCGGATTGAAACACATCGGGCATCGTTGCCAGTTGGGGGCCGGCTGTGTATCTCCCGGCCAAACAGCCGGGAGCGGATTGAAACACCGTAACCGATCACCCGGCCAATGCCAATAGTCGAGTATCTCCCGGCCAAACAGCCGGGAGCGGATTGAAACCCGGACGGCGATGCGCGATATACCGACGCGATGTTTGTATCTCCCGGCCAAACAGCCGGGAGCGGATTGAAACTTTGCTGAACGGGCAAGCAGCATCGGGCTTGGTGCGTATCTCCCGGCCAAACAGCCGGGAGCGGATTGAAACACAGTATGATTTCGACAACATTTCTAGCGCTGCCGTATCTCCCGGCCAAACAGCCGGGAGCGGATTGAAACTGAGCGTTTTGCGCAGTAGGATCAGCGTTATACGGTATCTCCCGGCCAAACAGCCGGGAGCGGATTGAAACTTTCATCTTCAAAACCTCTTAAATAACAACGGCCGTATCTCCCGGCCAAACAGCCGGGAGCGGATTGAAACATAAGCTCGATAATAGTTTGTTCCTTTATAAACTGTATCTCCCGGCCAAACAGCCGGGAGCGGATTGAAACCTAAAAGGTGAATCGCGAAAAACAAAAAGTAATAGTATCTCCCGGCCAAACAGCCGGGAGCGGATTGAAACTACGATAAGGCGTATGAAATGGAAAACGGTAAAGGGTATCTCCCGGCCAAACAGCCGGGAGCGGATTGAAACACTTCTATCTCTACACCGTTGATGGTTCCTGTATTGTATCTCCCGGCCAAACAGCCGGGAGCGGATTGAAACAGATCGTAACTGACAATCAGACATTGCACCGTTTGTATCTCCCGGCCAAACAGCCGGGAGCGGATTGAAACTATTGGTGCCGATGGCCGGCACTACCCGCCTCTTTCGTATCTCCCGGCCAAACAGCCGGGAGCGGATTGAAACATTCACAACCAAGGCCGAGTCGAGGCTGCTGAAAGTATCTCCCGGCCAAACAGCCGGGAGCGGATTGAAACTCATTCAGGTTGCCGATTCTGGAATGGTCACGATCGGGTATCTCCCGGCCAAACAGCCGGGAGCGGATTGAAACTTATGTCCGGGGGTAAGCTATGGTGACCGGATTTGTATCTCCCGGCCAAACAGCCGGGAGCGGATTGAAACATTCGCCTTGACTAACCCACCCAGGCCAACATCAAGTATCTCCCGGCCAAACAGCCGGGAGCGGATTGAAACAGCAATTAAATCGACAGCGCAGACCATCCGCGCCGAGTATCTCCCGGCCAAACAGCCGGGAGCGGATTGAAACATCAAATAAGGTAATAATACCCGTTATTTTACCAGTATCTCCCGGCCAAACAGCCGGGAGCGGATTGAAACATAATCGGGCAATCACGCAGACTTGAATACGATGGTATCTCCCGGCCAAACAGCCGGGAGCGGATTGAAACAGCAAACTTGGCACCGAAGCCGGAAGAACTCCACGGTATCTCCCGGCCAAACAGCCGGGAGCGGATTGAAACACATTGGTGCCATTGTTGCAGTCGAACAGGCGTGAGTATCTCCCGGCCAAACAGCCGGGAGCGGATTGAAACCTCAAAGGATGGAAGTTCGGTTGCACCAAGCATCGTATCTCCCGGCCAAACAGCCGGGAGCGGATTGAAACATTTCCGGTCGTGTGGTTCGTGATAATGAGATAACGTATCTCCCGGCCAAACAGCCGGGAGCGGATTGAAACTTGACTTCGAGCGGTTTGTTCTTATCGCCTTGCAATGTATCTCCCGGCCAAACAGCCGGGAGCGGATTGAAACCCTGAATGTGTTGCGGGCAAAACTAAAACACTACGTATCTCCCGGCCAAACAGCCGGGAGCGGATTGAAACACGGTCAAGAAGGCCAAAAAAGAAGAAATTCGACGGTATCTCCCGGCCAAACAGCCGGGAGCGGATTGAAACTCATCCGTCCGGAACGTATTTTCGCATCGGCGAAGTATCTCCCGGCCAAACAGCCGGGAGCGGATTGAAACTTTGATATCGCCCCAGGACGTGCGAATGCCGACAAGTATCTCCCGGCCAAACAGCCGGGAGCGGATTGAAACCTTAATGAGCATGTTGTCATAACCAGTACCGACGGTATCTCCCGGCCAAACAGCCGGGAGCGGATTGAAACCCGTATTCTCCCGCTGTACCAGACGTCGTATCCATGTATCTCCCGGCCAAACAGCCGGGAGCGGATTGAAACTTTTGGTGGTTGCGCCGCAAGGAGTATCGTGAACCGTATCTCCCGGCCAAACAGCCGGGAGCGGATTGAAACGTCCGTCAAGCCGGCTCGTAATTACAAGTTCCTGAGTATCTCCCGGCCAAACAGCCGGGAGCGGATTGAAACAGCAATAAAAAAATCCGTCAATTGATCCCGTTCCTGTATCTCCCGGCCAAACAGCCGGGAGCGGATTGAAACGTTGAAACTTCAACCCAAGAGGGCGATTTATATCGTATCTCCCGGCCAAACAGCCGGGAGCGGATTGAAACTCGAACATTCGCGGTCTTAACTCGATTGATCGAGTGTATCTCCCGGCCAAACAGCCGGGAGCGGATTGAAACAAGCGACTCAAGCTTGAAATCTCGACGATCAGGGGTATCTCCCGGCCAAACAGCCGGGAGCGGATTGAAACTTGAAATCCGTTGTCGACCGACTGGAAAATATGCGTATCTCCCGGCCAAACAGCCGGGAGCGGATTGAAACACAGAAGGCGGGTGTGTCTACACTATTGAACGAAGTATCTCCCGGCCAAACAGCCGGGAGCGGATTGAAACAATCAGGTACAACATTTCTTCCTGGATATTATCGAGTATCTCCCGGCCAAACAGCCGGGAGCGGATTGAAACTTTAACAATGATGGGCCTAGTTTTGAGCGCGTCAGTATCTCCCGGCCAAACAGCCGGGAGCGGATTGAAACGTCCATAGTCGCCCAATGTCGGACTTCCAGCCGGTGGTATCTCCCGGCCAAACAGCCGGGAGCGGATTGAAACACCAGTCGATTGAAATTTGTGATGTACTCATCAAGTATCTCCCGGCCAAACAGCCGGGAGCGGATTGAAACATTTCGCCGGTACTCTTGGTAATTCCAATTCAGAGTATCTCCCGGCCAAACAGCCGGGAGCGGATTGAAACCTATGATTTATAGTTATCTTTCACCTTGGCATTTGGTATCTCCCGGCCAAACAGCCGGGAGCGGATTGAAACAAATTCCGACGGCCTTTCCTTTGTTGTTGTCGTGCGTATCTCCCGGCCAAACAGCCGGGAGCGGATTGAAACATTTGTATTTGACTCATTAACCCAGCTCTTTGACGGTATCTCCCGGCCAAACAGCCGGGAGCGGATTGAAACGTGACACACGTCAATGACAAACCGCTCAAATCGTGTATCTCCCGGCCAAACAGCCGGGAGCGGATTGAAACGATTAAAGGAGTTGATATGTCTTATTTCATAGAAAGTATCTCCCGGCCAAACAGCCGGGAGCGGATTGAAACCCGCATTACGAGTTAATCAAGCACCTCGTCGGCGGTATCTCCCGGCCAAACAGCCGGGAGCGGATTGAAACGTCAGAAATTACAACGAAGGCAGGGGCGCAATGGATGTATCTCCCGGCCAAACAGCCGGGAGCGGATTGAAACTCTGATGCGTGTTTTATTCGTATAGCTATACGCGCGTATCTCCCGGCCAAACAGCCGGGAGCGGATTGAAACCCGGAACCGATCAAACCGGATCCGGAACCCGAGCGTATCTCCCGGCCAAACAGCCGGGAGCGGATTGAAACTCAATTCCGAGACGGAAAAAAGCCAGTCTTGACCGTATCTCCCGGCCAAACAGCCGGGAGCGGATTGAAACGAGTATCTGCTCGAATACAAGGCGCGTACGGTATCGTATCTCCCGGCCAAACAGCCGGGAGCGGATTGAAACGGTGTAGATCGTGCCGTTGCGGTCGTCGAAGGTTGTATCTCCCGGCCAAACAGCCGGGAGCGGATTGAAACCCAGATTGCGCAGCGCACGCGCGGCGGCCTGGCCGGTATCTCCCGGCCAAACAGCCGGGAGCGGATTGAAACCTTTTGTTCTGCTCATGTGCAAAAATCCGTAAAGTATCTCCCGGCCAAACAGCCGGGAGCGGATTGAAACACTCAGAACGCCGGCGGGGCTGAGCAAGCACTACAGTATCTCCCGGCCAAACAGCCGGGAGCGGATTGAAACACCGATGTCGATGTCGTCGAAACCGTTTTCAGCGGTATCTCCCGGCCAAACAGCCGGGAGCGGATTGAAACGAAGAATATTTACAAATGATTAACCCTATCGACCGGTATCTCCCGGCCAAACAGCCGGGAGCGGATTGAAACCGTCAAGGCAAGAAATACAAGGGGTTGCCTTATAGAGTATCTCCCGGCCAAACAGCCGGGAGCGGATTGAAACGTCAGCTCCATGGACGATCTCAACAAAGCAGTAAGCGTATCTCCCGGCCAAACAGCCGGGAGCGGATTGAAACGATAACGGCTACACCGCAGCTGATGCCGATTTCAGTATCTCCCGGCCAAACAGCCGGGAGCGGATTGAAACAATATACTCAGGTGTCCACAATGCCATGATTACAGTATCTCCCGGCCAAACAGCCGGGAGCGGATTGAAACAGCTTAGGCGTTATACGGATAACACCGTTTCCGGTGGTATCTCCCGGCCAAACAGCCGGGAGCGGATTGAAACGTTGAAGCGGCATACTTTAATGCCTGGATCGCCGGGTATCTCCCGGCCAAACAGCCGGGAGCGGATTGAAACGTTGATCTTCAGCAGTACGATTCAATTACAGAGTATGTATCTCCCGGCCAAACAGCCGGGAGCGGATTGAAACCACGTTGCTGCATCCTGAGTGCGGACGATTTTTTGTATCTCCCGGCCAAACAGCCGGGAGCGGATTGAAACATAGACGAACTTGGCCGAGATCAAGGAATAGAGATGTATCTCCCGGCCAAACAGCCGGGAGCGGATTGAAACTCAACGCCGCCAGCGGGTTTTCAAACCCTAGCATGTATCTCCCGGCCAAACAGCCGGGAGCGGATTGAAACAGTTCAACGTCTTGACGTAAACGCCCCAGAGCATCGTATCTCCCGGCCAAACAGCCGGGAGCGGATTGAAACAAATTCGGCTGCTGCCCTTCCCGTGCCCGTTTCAGTATCTCCCGGCCAAACAGCCGGGAGCGGATTGAAACATAGTCCAAATATGAGTTCCGACTTGAACCGGAGAGTATCTCCCGGCCAAAAAGCCGGGAGCGGATTGAAACCACAAAGTTTAGCCGCCGCGTACAGGTCGCCTTGGGTATTTCCCGGCCAAACAGCCGGGAGCGGATTGAAACTTTACGGCGCTGGACCATTGTTGGAATTTGGCCGATGTATCTCCCGGCCAAACAGCCGGGAGCGGATTGAAACATAAATCGACAGCAACTGGTCAGCATACTGAATCGGTATCTCCCGGCCAAACAGCCGGGAGCGGATTGAAACTCCAGTATGGTGCTGCGAATATTTCTGCGGCGGGGTATCTCCCGGCCAAACAGCCGGGAGCGGATTGAAACAGTTGTATTAGTCCGTCGATGTTTTTCCAGGCGTGTATCTCCCGGCCAAACAGCCGGGAGCGGATTGAAACAGTCGACAGAAAGCGCAGCTCGGCGCCGTTGGACGTATCTCCCGGCCAAACAGCCGGGAGCGGATTGAAACCCGAAATTCCCACTAACAGTCGAATGAACGCTTAAGTATCTCCCGGCCAAACAGCCGGGAGCGGATTGAAACTCGCTCAGTTGCGAGGAATCGATTACGCCACTGGTGTATCTCCCGGCCAAACAGCCGGGAGCGGATTGAAACCGCTTCGACTCACCGTTTGCCAGCGCAAGCTATGTATCTCCCGGCCAAACAGCCGGGAGCGGATTGAAACATCCGCGTAAAACGCCTTAACACCACGCAATAAAGTATCTCCCGGCCAAACAACCGGAAAAATATAGTTAATCAAAGAGTTGTCGAAAGTAGTCGATTCCACATAAAAAAATGGAAGAAAATAGTGCGAATCTAGTTGAAATAAAATGATTTTTTTGAATCCTTTGGTAGAATACGCGCCGATCGTCTTTGCGCCGTTATCGTTTCGAGTTAGATAGGCTGTTTGCGTTTTAAAACAGGTTCATTTAATGCGTTCGGTGTAATGATTGAGTTATTTCGCTGGGTGCTTAATTCGGCAATTTTGTAGATATACTTTGTAAGCTTTCAGCCCCACGGCCATTCTCGGTCCCATGCTCTGTGCTCATCGTTATACATAAGTCTTGAATTACGCTTTTGCAATCTTAACCAATGAGGCCTCGATACCATTGATTGTCGCTTAACACACTAGGCTTCGAAATCGCGATCTGGGGATCGCTCCCACAGAGCATCCGACCCTTTGTGGGAGCGACGCCTTCGTCGTCCCTCACCTAATGCTAGGCGAGAGAAAGCCATTGACTTTCAATATCCATTGATTTTTCAAACAGTAGCGTTCCCAGGTATTCGATAAACTCTGTTCAGCACCTTTACCGGTACTTGTGTATAACGGCGAGCTCCGGAGCGTGGGAACGATAGCCGGTAGTAATAGCGACTACGCGACACGCCGGTTAACGCGCACTGACAACTCAATGAGGGTCCCGGGACCGGTTCCAGCCACTGGCGCCGTTCGCTTACAGGGACAGCCCGGACTTTTTTTAAGCCAGTTCAACTCGACTTTCAACTGCCCGATTTGGCTATACAGCGCTTCCTGGTCGGCTTCATGTTGCCGGTTCTTTCGGCCTCGTTTAACGGTAAAGCACTCGACCAGCCCGGCTTGCGCTTCTTTTTTCCAGTTCGACACCTGTTTCGGTGTGGACCTGGTGCGCGCCGGCAATCTCATTGATGGTCTTATCGCCTTTTAAGGCTTCTAGCGCCACTTTGGCTTTAAATTGGGCACTGTGTTTCTTTCTATGCATGATTTTTTCCTCTACACTTTCTCGGGTTTATACATGCAGGTTACCACCTTAATTAGTTGTTCAGTTTTTGGGGTCCATTATAGGGATACACCCAATTTAGAATTTGGAAATTAGGGTTTTAATGCCAAAATCATTTCTGTAAATGACCCCGGCAATTTAGACGGGCAGGATAGACAATATTGGTTCGCGAATCTAGTTGAAATAAAATGATTTTTTTGAATCCTTTGGTAGAATACGCGCCGATCCTCTTTGCGCCGTTATCGTTTCGAGTTAGATAGGCTGTTTGCGTTTTAAAACAGGTTCATTTAATGCGTTCGGTGTAATGATTGAGTTATTTCGCCGGGTGCTTAATTCGGCAATTTTGTAGATATACTACTTTTGCTGTTGAGATAGTGAATTTGATGAATACGCGCGTATTATTCGCTTTGTTGGTGGTGGGTTTCTTGGGTAGCGCCCATGCTGTAACTTATTCTTGGCCGGATGATCCTAACGATAATTTGGTTACCGAGCATGCCGACGATTTTCCTTTTACTCGCGCTAACCAGGATGAGACTTTATTAGATATAGCTCGACGTTTTTCATTGGGTCAAGTCGAAATTGTGCGTCTGAATCAGGATGTGGATCGTTGGTCGGTCAAGCAAGATGAGGTTGTGCGTTTGCCTAATCGTCGTGTGCTTCCCGATACACCGCATGAAGGTATTGTGCTGAATATTGCCGAATATCGCATGTATTATTATCCGCCGGCTCAAGCCGGTATGCCGCGTACGGTAATGTCGTTTGCGCATGGCGTCGGGCGTCAGGATTGGCAGACGCCGTTGGGTTTAACCAAAGTCGTCAAAAAAGTTAAAGACCCGTCTTGGTATCCTCCGGAGTCGATTCGCCGGGAACATGCGGCGATGGGCGATCCGCTGCCGGCCGTGGTGCCTCCGGGGCCGCATAATCCTTTGGGCGCTTATGCCTTGCATTTGGCTTTAAAAGGGGAATATCGGATTCACGGTACCGATATCGATAAGATTTACGGTATCGGTATGCAAATTACTCATGG
It includes:
- a CDS encoding L,D-transpeptidase family protein, which translates into the protein MNTRVLFALLVVGFLGSAHAVTYSWPDDPNDNLVTEHADDFPFTRANQDETLLDIARRFSLGQVEIVRLNQDVDRWSVKQDEVVRLPNRRVLPDTPHEGIVLNIAEYRMYYYPPAQAGMPRTVMSFAHGVGRQDWQTPLGLTKVVKKVKDPSWYPPESIRREHAAMGDPLPAVVPPGPHNPLGAYALHLALKGEYRIHGTDIDKIYGIGMQITHGCVRMYPEDIEQLYHSVSVGTPVRIVQQQIKTGWLDNQLYIEAHPDLEGVETTFEQRLDIAMQLIAKANNGVIPELNEAVLKKALTVLDGDPVPIFERLPDMPDFEEEIGLREAAVESTYRLQ